A part of Curtobacterium sp. MCLR17_036 genomic DNA contains:
- a CDS encoding glycosyl hydrolase family 8, translating to MTRRTWVPLTAAAAIVVAVGIALVAVRPWGTGTTAEGGPAATPTSTSAPDTARTPGALRSEFLDRYVQDGRVVRTDQGGDTVSEGQAYGLLIAFANDDRERFDAIWDWTATHLVTDDDLLAWRWTPDEGIADGQSASDADLDAARALVLAGSAWGEDRYTAAGKRIAAAILEHETAETELGTILLPGPWADTGSAAGAGPYRYNASYASPAAFTVLADATGDDRWNALDRGSRAVTTAVLDGARLPSDWSQVHRDGKVDPMPATGGDGQVVYGYDAMRMPLRYAESCTAEDRALAGALAPTLGRSTQLASQLDLGGTAVTGDTNALAFVARAAAEQAAGSDEAARADLGRADRTAATTPTYFGDAWAALGATMLTSTVLGGCAS from the coding sequence ATGACCCGCAGGACCTGGGTACCCCTCACCGCCGCCGCGGCGATCGTCGTCGCCGTCGGGATCGCCCTGGTGGCGGTCCGACCCTGGGGCACGGGGACGACCGCGGAGGGTGGCCCCGCCGCCACACCGACCTCCACCAGCGCGCCCGACACCGCGCGGACGCCCGGGGCGTTGCGCTCCGAGTTCCTCGACCGCTACGTGCAGGACGGTCGCGTCGTCCGCACCGACCAGGGCGGCGACACCGTCAGCGAGGGGCAGGCCTACGGGCTGCTCATCGCCTTCGCGAACGACGACCGCGAGCGGTTCGACGCGATCTGGGACTGGACGGCGACGCACCTGGTCACCGACGACGACCTGCTCGCCTGGCGCTGGACGCCCGACGAGGGCATCGCCGACGGCCAGTCCGCGAGCGACGCCGACCTCGACGCGGCCCGGGCCCTCGTGCTCGCCGGCTCCGCCTGGGGCGAGGATCGGTACACCGCCGCCGGCAAGCGCATCGCGGCCGCGATCCTCGAGCACGAGACCGCGGAGACCGAGCTCGGCACGATCCTGCTGCCCGGGCCGTGGGCGGACACCGGGTCGGCGGCCGGCGCCGGACCCTACCGGTACAACGCGTCGTACGCGTCGCCCGCCGCGTTCACCGTGCTGGCGGACGCGACCGGCGACGACCGGTGGAACGCGCTCGACCGGGGTTCCCGGGCGGTCACGACGGCCGTGCTCGACGGCGCACGGCTGCCGAGCGACTGGTCGCAGGTGCACCGCGACGGGAAGGTCGACCCGATGCCCGCCACGGGCGGGGACGGCCAGGTCGTGTACGGGTACGACGCCATGCGGATGCCGCTGCGGTACGCGGAGTCCTGCACGGCCGAGGACCGGGCGCTCGCCGGGGCACTCGCCCCGACCCTCGGGCGGTCGACGCAGCTCGCGTCGCAGCTCGACCTGGGCGGCACCGCGGTGACCGGGGACACCAACGCGCTGGCCTTCGTCGCGCGGGCCGCCGCCGAGCAGGCCGCCGGGTCGGACGAGGCGGCGCGTGCCGACCTCGGCCGCGCGGACCGGACGGCGGCGACCACGCCGACCTACTTCGGTGACGCGTGGGCGGCGCTCGGCGCGACGATGCTCACCTCGACGGTGCTCGGGGGGTGCGCCTCGTGA
- a CDS encoding phospholipid carrier-dependent glycosyltransferase: MTASITNTTGIPIRGAAASSGAGAWFRRHAASLAWLLPVVAVTVMVQLWNMSGTPQRIDDEGTYTAQAWSILHLGEITHYTYWYDHPPLGWVQIAGYTGLTGAFGRYEFAVEAAREAMVFFSAVSSILLFVLARRLGAGRITAAAASLVFAVSPLALQYHRTVYIDNVATPWLLAAFVLVLSRRQQLAGFAAAAACLGVAVLSKETYLLALPFLIWLAVRRADKSTRRYTLSVAGAVLVVIGGGYLLLAAVKGELLPGSGRVSLWEGVTYQLGSRAASGSVFDGGSLANDAAAQWWALDPVFIVLGSTAAVVGLFLRRVRPIAAMLVFLLAFMFRPNGYLPVPYVIMLIPFAALLVAYTAERALLSVTGRVRTRTRLSGAARRGLGVTWAVVSAAALVVAVPLWGTQLRGFLFGNLDLPMQQAEQWVGDNVSKSSRLLVDDAMWVDLVDDGFARNNVVWYYKLDTDGAVERQSPNGWKDSDYVITTDSMRTGGNSSADVSQAIRNSTAVASFGTGDQQVEVRRIHSEGLTAAETAITRATDVRKTMGTELASNPALRADDGTKSQFRAGQVDSRAMIALGQVLADQDVRVSRFTPRTGEDGQPFRTVVLHTSDAAGAERVAATFQALSSSFRPSSVERDGERVTVTYAPSDPTTTPTSAS; the protein is encoded by the coding sequence ATGACCGCCAGCATCACCAACACCACGGGCATCCCGATCCGGGGCGCCGCGGCGTCCTCGGGCGCTGGTGCCTGGTTCCGCCGGCACGCCGCCAGCCTGGCCTGGCTGCTGCCCGTCGTCGCCGTCACCGTCATGGTGCAGCTCTGGAACATGTCCGGCACCCCGCAGCGGATCGACGACGAGGGCACGTACACCGCCCAGGCCTGGTCGATCCTGCACCTCGGCGAGATCACGCACTACACGTACTGGTACGACCACCCGCCGCTCGGCTGGGTGCAGATCGCCGGTTACACCGGACTGACCGGGGCGTTCGGACGCTACGAGTTCGCCGTCGAGGCCGCTCGTGAGGCGATGGTCTTCTTCTCCGCCGTCTCGAGCATCCTGTTGTTCGTCCTGGCCCGCCGCCTCGGTGCCGGGCGGATCACCGCCGCCGCCGCGAGCCTCGTGTTCGCCGTGTCGCCGCTCGCCCTGCAGTACCACCGCACGGTCTACATCGACAACGTGGCGACGCCGTGGCTGCTCGCCGCGTTCGTGCTCGTGCTCAGCCGCCGTCAGCAGCTCGCCGGGTTCGCCGCGGCTGCCGCCTGCCTCGGCGTGGCGGTGCTCTCCAAGGAGACGTACCTGCTCGCGCTGCCGTTCCTCATCTGGCTCGCGGTCCGCCGAGCGGACAAGAGCACGCGCCGCTACACCCTGAGCGTCGCCGGCGCGGTGCTCGTCGTCATCGGCGGCGGGTACCTGCTGCTCGCCGCGGTGAAGGGCGAGCTGCTGCCGGGCAGCGGGCGGGTCAGCCTGTGGGAGGGCGTCACCTACCAGCTCGGGTCCCGTGCAGCGTCCGGTTCGGTCTTCGACGGGGGCAGCCTGGCGAACGACGCCGCGGCGCAGTGGTGGGCGCTCGACCCGGTGTTCATCGTGCTCGGGTCCACCGCAGCCGTCGTCGGACTGTTCCTGCGCCGCGTGCGCCCGATCGCCGCGATGCTCGTGTTCCTGCTCGCGTTCATGTTCCGCCCGAACGGCTACCTGCCGGTGCCGTACGTGATCATGCTCATCCCCTTCGCCGCACTCCTCGTGGCGTACACGGCCGAGCGGGCCCTGCTGTCGGTCACCGGACGCGTCCGCACCCGCACGCGTCTGAGCGGCGCCGCCCGACGGGGCCTCGGCGTCACCTGGGCCGTGGTCTCTGCGGCTGCGCTCGTCGTCGCCGTCCCGCTCTGGGGGACGCAGCTGCGCGGCTTCCTGTTCGGGAACCTCGACCTGCCGATGCAGCAGGCCGAGCAGTGGGTCGGCGACAACGTCTCGAAGTCCTCGCGGCTGCTCGTCGACGACGCGATGTGGGTCGACCTGGTCGACGACGGCTTCGCCCGGAACAACGTCGTCTGGTACTACAAGCTCGACACCGACGGAGCCGTGGAGCGCCAGTCGCCGAACGGGTGGAAGGACTCGGACTACGTCATCACGACGGACTCCATGCGGACCGGCGGCAACTCGTCCGCCGACGTCAGCCAGGCGATCCGCAACTCCACCGCCGTCGCGTCCTTCGGCACCGGCGACCAGCAGGTCGAGGTCCGCCGCATCCACTCCGAGGGCCTGACCGCCGCCGAGACCGCCATCACCCGCGCGACCGACGTGCGCAAGACGATGGGCACGGAGCTGGCGTCCAACCCGGCGCTGCGTGCGGACGACGGCACGAAGTCGCAGTTCCGCGCCGGCCAGGTCGACTCCCGCGCCATGATCGCCCTCGGCCAGGTGCTCGCCGACCAGGACGTGCGGGTCAGCCGCTTCACGCCGCGCACCGGCGAGGACGGCCAGCCCTTCCGCACCGTCGTGCTGCACACGAGCGACGCCGCGGGTGCCGAGCGGGTGGCGGCGACCTTCCAGGCGCTGTCGTCCTCGTTCCGGCCGAGCTCGGTCGAGCGGGACGGGGAGCGCGTCACCGTGACGTACGCCCCGTCCGACCCGACCACGACGCCCACGAGCGCCTCGTGA
- a CDS encoding class F sortase — MSIPAIGVESSLEDLHRGAGGELEPPVDWDSAGWFSDGIVPGAVGPSVIAGHVDSPTSAAVFFRLDELVAGDEVHVRMSDGSTRTFTVDRSERAAKAAFPTSDVYGTTPTPQLRLITCDGTFDTATGHYTDNLIVFADLSSD, encoded by the coding sequence GTGTCGATCCCGGCCATCGGCGTCGAGTCCTCGCTCGAGGACCTGCACCGCGGCGCCGGCGGCGAACTCGAACCGCCCGTCGACTGGGACAGCGCCGGGTGGTTCAGCGACGGCATCGTCCCCGGTGCGGTCGGCCCGTCGGTGATCGCCGGCCACGTCGACAGCCCCACCAGCGCCGCCGTCTTCTTCCGGCTCGACGAGCTGGTCGCCGGCGACGAGGTCCACGTCCGCATGTCGGACGGCAGCACCCGCACCTTCACCGTCGACCGGTCGGAGCGCGCCGCGAAGGCGGCGTTCCCGACGAGCGACGTCTACGGCACCACCCCGACACCGCAACTCCGGCTGATCACCTGCGACGGCACGTTCGACACCGCCACGGGGCACTACACGGACAATCTGATCGTGTTCGCAGACCTCTCGTCGGACTGA
- a CDS encoding aldo/keto reductase family protein — protein sequence MEFRYLGNSGLKISEITYGNWLTHGSQVENDVATQCVRAALDAGITTFDTADTYANTAAETVLGEALKGERRQSLEVFTKVYWPTGPKGHNDVGLSRKHIMESIDGSLERLQTDYVDLYQAHRYDHETPLEETMQAFADVVRQGKALYIGVSEWNAEQIRAGAALAKELGFQLISNQPQYSMLWRGIEGEVVPASKQLGLSQIVWSPIAQGVLTGKYKPGQPLPEGSRATDEKGGADMIKRFMRDEVLEGVQRLQPVADQAGLTLAQLAIAWTLQNENVASAIVGASRPEQVTDNVKAAGVTLDADALRAIDEALGDIPERDASRTVSPVSRPA from the coding sequence ATGGAATTCAGGTACCTGGGCAACTCCGGACTCAAGATCTCCGAGATCACCTACGGCAACTGGCTGACGCACGGCTCGCAGGTCGAGAACGACGTCGCCACCCAGTGCGTGCGGGCAGCGCTCGACGCCGGGATCACCACGTTCGACACCGCGGACACGTACGCCAACACCGCCGCCGAGACCGTCCTCGGCGAGGCGCTCAAGGGCGAGCGGCGCCAGTCCCTCGAGGTCTTCACGAAGGTCTACTGGCCGACCGGCCCGAAGGGGCACAACGACGTCGGCCTCAGCCGCAAGCACATCATGGAGTCGATCGACGGCTCGCTCGAGCGACTGCAGACCGACTACGTCGACCTCTACCAGGCGCACCGCTACGACCACGAGACCCCCCTCGAGGAGACCATGCAGGCCTTCGCCGACGTGGTCCGTCAGGGCAAGGCGCTGTACATCGGCGTCAGTGAGTGGAACGCCGAGCAGATTCGCGCCGGCGCGGCACTGGCGAAGGAGCTCGGCTTCCAGCTCATCTCGAACCAGCCGCAGTACTCGATGCTGTGGCGGGGCATCGAGGGCGAGGTCGTCCCCGCCTCGAAGCAGCTGGGCCTGAGCCAGATCGTCTGGTCGCCCATCGCGCAGGGCGTGCTCACCGGCAAGTACAAGCCGGGTCAGCCCCTGCCCGAGGGTTCGCGAGCCACCGACGAGAAGGGCGGCGCGGACATGATCAAGCGGTTCATGCGCGACGAGGTCCTCGAGGGTGTGCAGCGCCTCCAGCCCGTGGCCGACCAGGCGGGTCTGACGCTCGCGCAGCTCGCGATCGCGTGGACGCTCCAGAACGAGAACGTCGCGAGTGCGATCGTCGGGGCCTCCCGTCCGGAGCAGGTCACCGACAACGTGAAGGCAGCGGGCGTCACGCTCGACGCGGACGCGCTGCGCGCGATCGACGAGGCGCTCGGCGACATCCCGGAGCGTGACGCGTCGAGGACGGTCAGCCCCGTGTCGCGCCCCGCGTAG
- a CDS encoding GtrA family protein, with the protein MTRLDTPVLVSPDTGSVTAVRPGTVARLLATARQLASFGTIGAVCFVIDLGVYNLLRATVMPDGPIAAKIVSAVVSTAVAWLGNRFITFRAERQTGRRETVREGLLFAATNLVGLGIAAACLFVSHYVLGFTSTLADNVAGNGVGLVLGTVFRFAAYKALVFRSTDAHAKELAE; encoded by the coding sequence ATGACCCGATTGGATACCCCCGTTCTGGTGTCGCCCGACACCGGGTCGGTGACGGCCGTGCGACCCGGCACGGTCGCGCGCCTGCTCGCCACCGCGAGGCAACTCGCGTCCTTCGGCACCATCGGTGCCGTCTGCTTCGTGATCGACCTCGGCGTCTACAACCTGCTGCGCGCCACGGTCATGCCTGACGGCCCCATCGCCGCGAAGATCGTGTCCGCCGTCGTGTCGACCGCCGTGGCCTGGCTCGGCAACCGGTTCATCACGTTCCGCGCCGAGCGCCAGACCGGCCGACGCGAGACCGTGCGCGAGGGTCTGCTCTTCGCTGCGACGAACCTCGTCGGCCTCGGCATCGCTGCGGCGTGCCTCTTCGTCTCGCACTACGTCCTCGGGTTCACCTCCACCCTCGCCGACAACGTCGCCGGCAACGGCGTGGGGCTCGTGCTCGGCACCGTGTTCCGGTTCGCCGCGTACAAGGCCCTCGTCTTCCGTTCCACCGACGCTCACGCGAAGGAGCTCGCCGAATGA
- a CDS encoding polyprenol monophosphomannose synthase: protein MSETLVIIPTYDEAENVRPIVERTLAATDDSVHVLVVDDNSPDGTGAIADAIARETDRVHVMHRTVKDGLGGAYLSGFAWGLEHGYAKLVEMDADGSHHPEYLPWMLELADTNDLVLGSRWIKGGEVENWPWYRELLSRGGNLYTRLALGIAVRDATGGFRVFTSRAFERIDLAGVASKGYCFQVDLCWRALEAGLRVVETPITFTEREFGVSKMSGNIVRESLALVTKWGIDRRLREARSLVKDHRKLPSVRANAHAVADHTA, encoded by the coding sequence ATGAGCGAGACCCTGGTCATCATCCCGACCTACGACGAGGCAGAGAACGTCCGTCCCATCGTCGAGCGCACGCTCGCCGCGACCGACGACAGCGTGCACGTGCTCGTCGTCGACGACAACTCGCCCGACGGCACCGGAGCGATCGCCGACGCCATCGCCCGCGAGACCGACCGGGTCCACGTCATGCACCGCACCGTCAAGGACGGCCTCGGCGGCGCGTACCTGTCCGGCTTCGCCTGGGGCCTCGAGCACGGCTACGCCAAGCTCGTCGAGATGGACGCCGACGGCTCCCACCACCCCGAGTACCTGCCGTGGATGCTCGAGCTCGCCGACACGAACGACCTCGTGCTCGGGTCCCGCTGGATCAAGGGCGGCGAGGTCGAGAACTGGCCCTGGTACCGCGAGCTGCTCTCACGCGGCGGCAACCTGTACACCCGCCTGGCCCTCGGCATCGCCGTGCGGGACGCGACCGGCGGGTTCCGCGTCTTCACCTCGCGGGCGTTCGAGCGCATCGACCTGGCGGGCGTCGCCTCGAAGGGCTACTGCTTCCAGGTCGACCTCTGCTGGCGCGCCCTCGAGGCCGGGCTGCGGGTCGTCGAGACCCCGATCACCTTCACCGAGCGGGAGTTCGGCGTCTCGAAGATGAGCGGCAACATCGTGCGCGAGAGCCTGGCCCTCGTGACGAAGTGGGGCATCGACCGCCGTCTCCGCGAGGCCCGCTCCCTGGTCAAGGACCACCGGAAGCTGCCGTCGGTGCGGGCGAACGCGCACGCCGTGGCGGACCACACCGCCTGA
- a CDS encoding DUF4397 domain-containing protein, whose protein sequence is MHASAATSSTASTSSASAHGRRTRRRRTLVVGGLAATLVAATVGLAAPQTASAATAEQGWLRVGHLSPDTKGVDVELSSLSGGKTVFELDDVTYGQVSGYEKLPVGTYVLSMRAADAPDSTPVISTDVSVQQGDASTVVAYGTNDDLKTTAFTDDLQQPGDGKAKLRLVQAATTAKEVDVSTSEGTAIAEDAAFGSATKYATVDAGKWTLDVSGSGQRGTAKVDLAGNTVSTLFVLDDSKGDLTVVPVTDAAATAATPAGGVQTGGGGAAADRPVTEAVHTAIATLRSLFR, encoded by the coding sequence ATGCACGCATCCGCCGCCACGTCATCCACGGCGTCCACGTCATCCGCCTCCGCCCACGGACGTCGCACCCGTCGACGTCGCACCCTCGTCGTCGGCGGCCTCGCCGCCACCCTCGTGGCCGCGACCGTCGGCCTCGCCGCGCCGCAGACCGCATCCGCCGCCACCGCCGAGCAGGGGTGGCTCCGCGTCGGGCACCTCTCGCCCGACACGAAGGGGGTCGACGTCGAGCTCTCGAGCCTGTCCGGCGGCAAGACCGTCTTCGAGCTCGACGACGTCACGTACGGCCAGGTCAGCGGCTACGAGAAGCTGCCGGTCGGCACCTACGTGCTCTCGATGCGCGCCGCGGACGCCCCCGACTCCACGCCGGTGATCTCCACCGACGTCTCGGTCCAGCAGGGCGACGCGAGCACCGTCGTCGCGTACGGCACGAACGACGACCTCAAGACGACGGCCTTCACCGACGACCTGCAGCAGCCCGGCGACGGCAAGGCGAAGCTCCGGCTCGTCCAGGCCGCCACCACCGCGAAGGAGGTCGACGTCAGCACCTCCGAGGGCACCGCCATCGCCGAGGACGCCGCGTTCGGCAGCGCCACGAAGTACGCCACGGTCGACGCGGGCAAGTGGACGCTCGACGTCTCGGGCAGCGGGCAGCGTGGTACTGCGAAGGTCGACCTCGCGGGCAACACCGTCTCGACCCTGTTCGTCCTCGACGACAGCAAGGGCGACCTCACGGTGGTCCCGGTGACGGACGCCGCGGCGACCGCCGCGACCCCCGCCGGCGGCGTGCAGACCGGCGGTGGCGGCGCAGCCGCCGACCGTCCGGTCACCGAGGCGGTCCACACCGCCATCGCGACGCTCCGTTCGCTGTTCCGCTGA
- a CDS encoding glycosyltransferase has product MTISATLLTAAGPLLQPDDGSGTTGNVPNRGTTDVPTGGSGQVSQTAWSVGEWVGYSTLVAVSVLLTIIALTTLWWMLHAWRSRDALKSTSFSQTPRPAAHRFTLLVPGRHEQDVMGQTLDMLATQDHPDFEIIAIVGEDDPETDAVVRAAAARHPSLIKVVVDDTAPKNKPKAMNLALEHATGDIVGVFDAEDEVYPHLLTLVDSRFQETDADVVQGGVQLMNFRSSWWSLRNVLEYYFWFRSRLHFHAGSKFIPLGGNTVFVTRERLEWSNGWDAHCLAEDCELGVRLSADGAKVVVAYSPEAVTREETPPTFASLLKQRTRWNQGFLQVLGKGEWKKLPSFRQRFFARYMLTMPFIQAATGLLIPLSVLMILFVKVPTAIALVSFIPVAPTLMLLAVEVVGLNEFGRLYKEKVRIRDYVKLVLGLVPYQVFLAAAAVRAVVRHVKGQNGWEKTEHTGQHRTAAQTDEVVGFASSLTGAAAAVPDRELAGTTAGAGSTTGGAR; this is encoded by the coding sequence ATGACCATCTCCGCCACGCTGCTGACGGCCGCAGGGCCGCTGCTCCAGCCCGACGACGGGTCCGGGACGACGGGGAACGTCCCGAACCGTGGGACCACCGACGTGCCGACGGGAGGCTCGGGTCAGGTCTCGCAGACCGCCTGGTCGGTCGGCGAGTGGGTCGGCTACTCCACCCTGGTCGCCGTGTCCGTGCTGCTCACGATCATCGCGTTGACGACGCTCTGGTGGATGCTCCACGCCTGGCGCTCGCGCGACGCGCTCAAGTCGACGAGCTTCAGCCAGACGCCGCGTCCGGCTGCGCACCGGTTCACCCTGCTGGTGCCGGGCCGCCACGAGCAGGACGTCATGGGCCAGACCCTCGACATGCTCGCGACGCAGGACCACCCCGACTTCGAGATCATCGCGATCGTCGGCGAGGACGACCCCGAGACGGACGCGGTCGTGCGTGCGGCCGCGGCCCGGCACCCCTCGCTGATCAAGGTCGTCGTCGACGACACCGCGCCGAAGAACAAGCCCAAGGCGATGAACCTCGCGCTCGAGCACGCGACGGGCGACATCGTCGGCGTGTTCGACGCCGAGGACGAGGTGTACCCGCACCTGCTGACCCTCGTCGACTCGCGGTTCCAGGAGACCGACGCCGACGTGGTGCAGGGCGGCGTGCAGCTCATGAACTTCCGGTCGAGCTGGTGGTCGCTCCGGAACGTGCTCGAGTACTACTTCTGGTTCCGTTCGCGCCTGCACTTCCACGCCGGTTCGAAGTTCATCCCGCTCGGCGGCAACACGGTCTTCGTGACCCGTGAGCGGCTGGAGTGGTCGAACGGCTGGGACGCACACTGCCTCGCCGAGGACTGCGAGCTCGGCGTCCGGCTCTCGGCCGACGGCGCGAAGGTCGTCGTCGCCTACAGCCCCGAGGCCGTCACCCGCGAGGAGACCCCGCCGACCTTCGCCTCGCTGCTGAAGCAGCGGACGCGGTGGAACCAGGGCTTCCTGCAGGTCCTCGGCAAGGGGGAGTGGAAGAAGCTGCCGTCGTTCCGCCAGCGCTTCTTCGCCCGTTACATGCTCACGATGCCGTTCATCCAGGCGGCCACCGGGCTGCTCATCCCGCTGAGCGTCCTCATGATCCTGTTCGTGAAGGTGCCGACGGCGATCGCCCTCGTGTCCTTCATCCCGGTCGCGCCGACGCTCATGCTGCTCGCGGTCGAGGTCGTCGGACTCAACGAGTTCGGCCGCCTCTACAAGGAGAAGGTGCGCATCCGCGACTACGTGAAGCTCGTGCTCGGCCTCGTGCCGTACCAGGTCTTCCTCGCCGCAGCGGCCGTCCGGGCCGTCGTCCGCCACGTGAAGGGCCAGAACGGCTGGGAGAAGACCGAGCACACCGGTCAGCACCGGACCGCCGCACAGACGGACGAGGTCGTCGGGTTCGCCTCGTCGCTCACCGGTGCCGCCGCTGCGGTCCCGGACCGTGAACTCGCCGGCACGACCGCCGGAGCCGGCTCGACCACCGGAGGCGCCCGATGA